The Euphorbia lathyris chromosome 2, ddEupLath1.1, whole genome shotgun sequence genome includes a window with the following:
- the LOC136220708 gene encoding uncharacterized protein: MRNSLLRSYRNFVSTMRDELIRRREFKSKSPIDADACINDQVPLRSTHFAHRTLQVWYERNVNLEKSLTYMSTIVFMYWLKVRLSPPPPIIHKELLSDDRDYTMIPIVPLRRFQSVNKLVAETLEKNQKAEPKNGVLVVYGLTYSFFRGGYLIPYVCAEAADLAHRSPPPPPPPRGHNPRDIACNHG; encoded by the exons ATGAGGAATAGCTTATTAAGATCATATCGGAATTTTGTATCCACGATGAGAGACGAGTTGATTCGTAGAag AGAATTCAAATCCAAATCTCCAATCGACGCCGACGCCTGTATAAATGATCAG GTGCCATTGAGATCTACACATTTCGCACACCGAACTCTCCAAGTCTGGTATGAGAGGAACGTCAATCTGGAAAAAAGTTTGACATATATGTCGACTATCGTGTTCATGTATTGGCTAAAAGTTCGACTTTCACCACCACCACCTATTATCCACAAAGAACTCCTCAGCGATGATAGAG ATTACACGATGATTCCTATTGTGCCATTGCGTAGATTTCAATCT GTCAATAAGCTTGTAGCTGAGACATTAGAGAAAAACCAGAAGGCCGAACCGAAGAATGGCGTTCTTGTGGTTTACGGGCTTACTTACAGTTTCTTTAGAGGAGGTTATCTTATTCCATATGTATGTGCAGAGGCGGCGGATCTAGCGCACAggagcccccccccccccccccccccccgaggCCATAACCCCCGAGACATTGCTTGCAATCACGGGTAG